A section of the Desulfobaccales bacterium genome encodes:
- a CDS encoding ATP-binding protein, which yields MDFQIILIISIIFQVTAAALALRLSHFTGWRPAWLLLATAVSLMAVRRLLTLIHWWEVGVPEGLNQTAELVGMIVSALLAGGLAGIQPIFRALKESEESLRLNESRLEALWRLTRMTQATLQEIADYTLEAGVSLTRSRLGFLGFLSDDESEMTVQAWSREVMEACRVHNAPQVYPLAEAGLWGEAVRRRQSLIINNYETYRNGKKGLPPGHADIRRLLVIPVQDDHRVVALVAVANKGQPYDEADERQLTLLLSGMWTLLKRQRREAALSAEIERMHEFQEKLIMTSSDGIIANDRDGNIIIFNAGAEKIMGYSREEVVGKVNVRDIYPPGEAKRVKKAIYSPEYGGPGRLVAYETVVLSKTGELIPIELSASLIFEDDKEVGTVGFFRDLRERRALQQKVLQAERLAVLGRMSAHISHEIKTPLMLIGGFARQVRDHLGEDPEKNRQKLDLIVAEIKRLEDFLVEVGGYTKFSEPHKVPADLNALIRETAHLLEPSLQEHHIRLEMDLDPNLGEVLFDPSHLRQVLLNLLKNGLEAMEDGGRLTVTSRALDGRVTVEVADTGRGIPPEDMEKLFQPFFTTKPKGSGLGLAICQRIMQAHQGDITLTSTPGVGTRVRLTLPRGQQS from the coding sequence TTGGATTTCCAGATCATCCTCATCATCTCCATTATCTTCCAGGTGACCGCCGCGGCCCTGGCCCTCCGCCTGAGCCACTTTACCGGCTGGCGTCCGGCGTGGCTGCTCCTGGCCACCGCCGTGAGCCTGATGGCCGTCCGCCGCCTCCTGACCCTGATCCACTGGTGGGAGGTCGGGGTCCCCGAAGGCCTCAACCAGACGGCGGAACTGGTGGGGATGATCGTCTCCGCCCTCCTGGCCGGCGGCCTGGCCGGCATCCAGCCCATCTTCCGGGCCCTGAAGGAATCCGAGGAATCCCTGCGGCTCAATGAATCCCGCCTGGAGGCCCTGTGGCGCCTGACCCGCATGACCCAGGCCACCCTTCAGGAGATTGCCGACTACACCCTGGAAGCGGGGGTGAGCCTTACCCGCAGCCGCCTGGGTTTTTTAGGTTTCCTCAGCGACGATGAATCCGAGATGACGGTGCAGGCCTGGTCCCGGGAGGTCATGGAGGCCTGCCGGGTGCACAACGCCCCCCAGGTCTATCCCCTGGCCGAGGCCGGTCTGTGGGGGGAGGCGGTGCGCCGGCGCCAATCTTTGATCATCAACAACTATGAGACCTACCGGAATGGCAAAAAAGGCCTGCCGCCCGGCCATGCCGACATCCGGCGTCTTCTGGTCATTCCGGTGCAGGACGACCACCGGGTGGTGGCCCTGGTGGCCGTGGCCAACAAGGGCCAGCCCTACGATGAGGCGGATGAGCGCCAGCTCACCCTCCTCCTCAGCGGCATGTGGACCCTCCTCAAGCGGCAGCGCCGGGAAGCGGCTTTGAGCGCCGAGATCGAGCGCATGCATGAGTTTCAGGAAAAGCTCATCATGACTTCCTCCGACGGCATCATCGCCAACGACCGGGACGGCAACATCATCATCTTCAACGCCGGCGCGGAAAAGATCATGGGGTATTCCCGGGAGGAGGTGGTGGGCAAGGTCAATGTGCGGGACATCTACCCGCCGGGGGAAGCCAAACGGGTGAAAAAGGCCATCTACAGCCCGGAATACGGCGGCCCGGGCCGCTTGGTGGCTTATGAAACCGTGGTTCTGAGCAAGACCGGGGAACTCATCCCCATCGAGCTCTCCGCCAGCCTCATCTTCGAGGATGACAAAGAAGTGGGCACCGTGGGGTTCTTCCGGGACTTGCGGGAGCGCCGGGCTTTGCAGCAGAAGGTCCTGCAGGCGGAACGGCTGGCGGTCCTGGGACGTATGTCCGCCCACATCAGCCATGAGATCAAGACCCCCCTCATGCTCATCGGCGGCTTTGCCCGCCAGGTGCGGGACCATCTGGGGGAGGACCCGGAAAAGAACCGTCAGAAACTGGACCTCATCGTGGCGGAGATCAAACGCCTGGAGGACTTCCTGGTGGAGGTGGGGGGCTACACCAAATTCTCCGAGCCCCACAAAGTCCCGGCCGACCTCAACGCCCTCATCCGGGAGACCGCTCATCTGCTGGAACCCAGCCTGCAGGAGCATCACATCCGGCTGGAGATGGACCTGGACCCCAACCTGGGGGAGGTGCTCTTCGACCCCAGTCATCTCCGGCAGGTCCTTCTCAATCTGCTGAAAAACGGGCTGGAAGCCATGGAGGACGGCGGTCGCCTCACCGTGACCAGCCGGGCCCTGGACGGCCGGGTGACGGTGGAAGTGGCGGACACCGGCCGGGGCATCCCCCCGGAGGACATGGAGAAGCTCTTCCAGCCCTTCTTCACCACCAAACCCAAGGGCAGCGGCCTGGGGCTGGCCATCTGCCAGCGCATCATGCAGGCCCATCAAGGCGACATCACCCTCACCAGCACCCCGGGCGTGGGCACCCGGGTGCGCCTCACCCTGCCCCGGGGCCAGCAGAGCTAA
- a CDS encoding phosphate ABC transporter substrate-binding protein, which produces MRVLLLCLALLCLATACGSRPEASGQAICVAGSTSVQPFAEKLAEVYMETHPEIRIDVQGGGSSAGIYAARQGAAHLGASSRELVPAEKELVEIPIAWDGIAVIVHRDNPLRGLTLTQIRELYQGRLRNWRDLGWVDHAVHLITREEGSGTRNAFEELVMGKAEITPSALVQDSNGAVREIVASDRHALGYISVGLVDERVKALEVDGVLPTRENIRSQRYKLVRRFLLVSKLPPSGPCKEFVDFILSAKGQSLLEAEGLVGYEE; this is translated from the coding sequence ATGCGAGTCCTCCTTCTCTGCCTGGCCTTGCTGTGCCTGGCCACGGCCTGCGGCTCCCGGCCGGAGGCCTCGGGCCAGGCCATCTGTGTGGCCGGCTCCACCTCGGTGCAGCCCTTTGCGGAGAAGCTGGCGGAAGTCTACATGGAGACCCACCCCGAGATCCGCATTGACGTGCAAGGGGGCGGTTCCAGCGCCGGCATCTACGCCGCCAGGCAGGGGGCGGCGCACCTGGGGGCCTCCTCCCGGGAGCTGGTGCCGGCGGAGAAGGAGTTGGTGGAGATCCCCATCGCCTGGGACGGTATCGCCGTCATTGTGCACCGGGACAATCCCCTCCGCGGCCTCACCCTCACTCAGATCCGGGAGCTCTATCAGGGCCGTCTGCGCAACTGGCGGGACCTGGGCTGGGTGGATCATGCCGTGCACCTCATCACCCGGGAGGAGGGCTCCGGCACCCGCAATGCCTTTGAGGAGCTGGTGATGGGCAAGGCGGAGATCACTCCCAGTGCCTTGGTCCAGGACAGCAACGGCGCCGTCCGGGAGATTGTGGCCAGCGACCGCCACGCCCTGGGCTATATCTCTGTGGGTCTGGTGGATGAGCGGGTCAAGGCCCTGGAGGTGGACGGGGTCCTGCCCACCCGGGAGAATATCCGCTCCCAGCGCTACAAACTGGTGCGCCGCTTCCTGTTGGTGAGCAAGCTGCCTCCCAGCGGGCCCTGCAAGGAGTTTGTGGATTTCATCCTCAGCGCCAAAGGTCAGAGCCTCTTGGAGGCCGAGGGCCTGGTGGGGTATGAAGAATGA
- the pstC gene encoding phosphate ABC transporter permease subunit PstC: protein MRSGKGIERLLLVLALSSVGSLALITFFIFWEGLPLILSTGVGDFLFSTHWAPTKGRFGIGAMIVSSVLVTLGALVLGVPLGLACAIVLAEFSPLRLKQVLKPTLELLAGIPSVVYGFLGVLWLVPLIRDHLGGPGLSLLAAALILGIMILPTIISISIDALSAVPDLYRDGSLALGATRWQTVHRVVLPAARSGIITAIILGMGRAVGETMAVIMVAGNALSLPSSLLDPVRTLTSNIALELGYASGRHREALFATGVVLFVIIMILNLTAAAVTRRR, encoded by the coding sequence ATGAGGAGCGGCAAAGGCATCGAACGCCTGCTCCTGGTTCTGGCCCTGTCGTCCGTGGGCTCCCTGGCCCTCATCACTTTCTTCATTTTTTGGGAAGGCCTGCCCCTCATCCTCAGCACCGGGGTGGGGGATTTTCTCTTCTCCACCCATTGGGCCCCCACCAAAGGTCGCTTCGGCATCGGCGCCATGATTGTTTCCTCGGTGTTGGTCACCCTGGGGGCCCTGGTACTGGGCGTGCCCCTGGGACTGGCCTGCGCCATCGTGCTGGCGGAGTTTTCCCCCTTACGCCTCAAGCAGGTCCTGAAACCCACCCTGGAGCTGTTGGCGGGTATTCCTTCAGTGGTCTATGGTTTCCTGGGCGTCCTGTGGCTGGTGCCCCTCATCCGGGATCACCTGGGGGGGCCGGGCCTGTCGCTTTTGGCTGCGGCGCTGATCCTGGGCATCATGATCCTCCCCACCATCATCAGCATCAGCATTGACGCCTTGAGCGCCGTGCCGGATCTTTACCGGGACGGCTCCCTGGCCCTGGGGGCCACCCGCTGGCAGACGGTGCATAGGGTGGTGCTCCCCGCGGCCCGAAGCGGCATCATCACCGCCATCATCCTGGGCATGGGGCGGGCCGTGGGGGAGACCATGGCGGTCATCATGGTGGCGGGCAACGCCCTGAGCCTGCCCTCCTCTCTCCTGGACCCGGTGCGCACCCTCACCAGCAACATCGCCCTGGAGCTGGGCTACGCCAGCGGCCGCCATCGGGAGGCCCTCTTTGCCACCGGGGTGGTGCTCTTTGTCATCATCATGATCCTCAACCTTACGGCCGCGGCCGTCACCCGGCGGAGGTAA
- the pstA gene encoding phosphate ABC transporter permease PstA, giving the protein MRLDPRVSQALILSLLWALTGFTLLILIVIIVNISVEGLPRVSLSFLTQPPHDMGRSGGIFSTVVATAYITSLAIAVATPLGVGTAIYLTEYTRESWLTRLIRFGAECLAGVPSIILGLFGFVLFVLKLGFGWSVLSGGLTLAIMVLPIIIRTSEEAIKAVPEDYRVVCYSLGLSKWQTIAKIVLPSALPGITTGVMLSVGRSLGETAVLLFTAGAALRTPVSLFDSGRTMAVHFYILAREGISLPNAYGTAAVLMFSILGINLAAYTLMQRLMRRFS; this is encoded by the coding sequence GTGCGCCTCGATCCCCGGGTGAGCCAGGCGCTGATCCTCTCGCTTTTGTGGGCTCTCACCGGCTTCACCCTGCTCATCCTCATCGTCATCATCGTCAACATCTCGGTGGAGGGACTGCCCCGGGTGAGCCTGAGCTTCCTCACCCAACCCCCCCATGACATGGGCCGCTCGGGGGGTATCTTCTCCACCGTGGTGGCCACCGCCTACATCACCTCCCTGGCCATTGCGGTGGCCACGCCTCTGGGGGTAGGAACCGCCATCTACCTCACCGAATACACCCGGGAATCCTGGCTCACCCGCCTCATCCGCTTCGGGGCCGAATGCCTGGCGGGGGTGCCTTCCATCATCCTGGGGCTCTTTGGCTTTGTCCTTTTCGTCTTAAAGCTGGGCTTCGGCTGGTCGGTGCTTTCCGGCGGTTTGACCTTGGCCATCATGGTGCTCCCCATCATCATCCGCACCAGCGAGGAGGCCATCAAGGCGGTGCCGGAGGATTACCGGGTGGTGTGCTACTCTCTGGGGCTGAGCAAGTGGCAGACCATCGCCAAGATTGTGCTCCCCAGTGCGCTTCCCGGCATCACCACCGGGGTGATGCTCTCCGTGGGCCGCTCCCTGGGGGAGACCGCGGTGCTGCTCTTCACCGCCGGCGCCGCCTTGCGTACGCCGGTGAGCCTCTTTGATTCCGGCCGCACCATGGCGGTGCATTTTTACATCCTGGCGAGGGAGGGGATTTCCCTCCCCAACGCCTATGGCACCGCGGCGGTGCTGATGTTCTCCATTCTGGGCATCAACCTGGCGGCCTATACCCTCATGCAGCGGCTGATGCGCCGGTTTTCTTAG
- a CDS encoding phosphate ABC transporter ATP-binding protein, with product MNQSPADKIRVEELSFWYGDFLALDQVSLAIRAHEIFGLMGPAKSGKSTLLKVLNRLCDLIPEARIQGKAYLDDLDILAPDTDVVSLRRRVGLVLSKPTPLPRSIYENLVLAPRLAGRPREELPALAEEALKAARLWDEVKDRLHDSALRLSGGQQQRLCLARTLAMQPEVILLDEPTSGLDPISTAKIEETLFQLKSRYTIILVSNNTKQIARATDRTAFLLMGRLIEVGETSQVFTVPRDKRTDDYISGRFG from the coding sequence ATGAACCAGAGCCCTGCGGACAAAATCCGGGTGGAGGAGCTGTCCTTCTGGTACGGCGATTTTTTGGCGCTGGACCAGGTCTCCTTGGCCATCCGGGCCCACGAGATCTTCGGCCTCATGGGGCCTGCCAAAAGCGGCAAGTCCACCCTGCTCAAGGTCCTGAACCGCCTGTGCGATCTCATCCCCGAGGCCCGCATCCAGGGCAAGGCCTACCTGGACGACCTGGATATTCTGGCGCCGGACACCGACGTGGTCTCCCTGCGCCGCCGGGTGGGGCTGGTGTTGAGCAAGCCCACACCGCTCCCTCGCTCCATCTATGAGAACCTGGTTTTGGCCCCTCGCCTCGCCGGCCGGCCCCGGGAGGAGCTCCCGGCCTTGGCGGAGGAGGCCCTCAAGGCGGCCCGCCTCTGGGACGAGGTGAAGGACCGCCTGCACGACTCGGCCCTCCGCCTCTCCGGCGGCCAGCAGCAGCGCCTCTGCCTGGCCCGCACCCTGGCCATGCAGCCGGAAGTGATTTTGTTGGACGAGCCCACCAGCGGCCTGGATCCCATCTCCACCGCCAAGATCGAGGAGACCCTGTTTCAGTTGAAATCCCGCTATACCATCATCCTGGTAAGCAACAACACCAAACAGATTGCCCGGGCCACGGACCGCACCGCTTTTCTGCTCATGGGCCGCCTCATTGAGGTGGGGGAGACCTCCCAGGTCTTCACCGTGCCCCGGGATAAGCGCACCGATGACTACATCTCCGGACGCTTCGGCTGA